Genomic segment of Porites lutea chromosome 13, jaPorLute2.1, whole genome shotgun sequence:
CTCTATTGTGTATGGCCAAGTGTTTATGGATGTTTTTAATTTAACTTATGTCTTTTCCCGGGTGTATTTGTTACTCAAACTAACTGCAAACTATTTTGCCATGATTTCTGATAACGAATATTTCATGGCTGGAAACTTTGACTGAAAAAGAAGCTGAGGAAATGGATGATAGAAATGAAAGGGTCAATAAAATGAGAAACTACAGAGTGCTATTTCCACTCACCTTTGTACACTGTAATCATCCAATCGCTATGGTTAACCatgtcttagagagatgtctttttttttcgtgcGAGGAAACTCTAAAGGAACATTGTGGATCCAATAAAACTAAATGTTTAAATGCTTATGATTACAGAtaacaacatttttttccttttcatgaaCTGTCAATTTTCTCTTTACAGTCTTTAAATAAAATCATACAAAGAGACTTCTTCCCTGAGCTtccaaaattaagagcacaGCATGAATATTTGGATGCTGTGGAACACAATGATGTGGAGAAACTGAGGGAAATTTCAGCCAGATATCAAGTCACACAGACACCTGGTGGAAGATTAGGTAGGAATAGTCCATGCACAATAGTAGTTTAGCTAGAAAAACTTATGGTAAATACAAGTCACGTACATGTACCATaagatactgtaaaattccaaaaatgagcccctccaaatataagccccccaaattcgtaacgcaaaaaacccccTGTTGAATtccccctccaaatataagctcctgGGGgattgtacttggaaattgccctcaaatgcaaagtaaaacaaagcaaaacagatAAATTTCATtctaactataaggctagccccatcgattttgaaacacaaatttccctcaatagataagcccctccgaatataagccctcaaaaagagcctttgaaaaatataatccccggggcttattttcagaattttacggttaTATTACTAATAATCAAATATGTCCCCTATCCTAAAATTAGTTTCCTAGACACAAAAAACCGTAATGAAATAAGTACTCTTGTCCAATGAATGTGCCCTtcacaaagaaagaacaaaattaatctATGCTGAATGGTACCATATTAATTTTAAAGATACAACCTTTCGATGCAGTACTTTACGTGGATAAATTATTGTGACCTGCCACACAATAGCCTGATGCTTATCAGCCAAGCTCCATAAACAGCAATGCAAGTGATCATTTTCcctttcatgtttttttttgtattttcaggCACCCCAGCTACTTTTGAGACACCAAGCACAATTCAAGGAACTCCAGCACCATCTCAGCCCATCTCAGACAACAGCAGAGGGACTGCAGAAAGCAACAGCTCAACAGAAAACAATTCAAATAGTAAAAAAGATGAATCAGATTTCACACTGGACAGGTTCCTTGCAAAGAATACAAGTGAAGACAATGCCTCATTTGAGCAAATCATGGAGACATCTACACAGAAACGCAGAGAGAAGTATCAATGGCTTTATGAAAAAGAGCAggaacagaaagaaagaaaagaggaaatCCTGGCCTTGCCAGCTTCTGAAGAAGGTGATCAGTTTAAGTACGAAGACAGGCCTTCAATGATAGAGACATGGAACTATACGAACAAAAATGCACTTATGTATTATCCAGATGGGGTGGAAGCATCGGTGCAAGAAAAAATTGAGGGCAAGTACATCAAAAGACAACAGATATTGCATGCTAACAGCAGGTTTAAGAAGGATCCATTTCCTGAGGATTCTTGTGAGGACAAACTAGCAGCTGCTGCTGCGACTCGCTTAGCCGCCCAGCAAGGAAGGATTGGAGTGGATGGGCAAGTTCAGGGAAGCAATGAAACACCTAATGTTAAGGGGTATGGATTTGTGGCCACACCCTCTCCTGCTCCAGGTATTTACATTCATTAATCTTATTCCTTAAAGTCACATTATTCACATACAAactctccatacatttccttgaagaattagaTGAGAGAATTTGGAAAAAGATCAAAGCCTTTTTCCCTTGGTGatcattatattattttgttgtgATAACCTCTTCTCTGGATGATGTATAgatattgttaagagaaaaaatgattttatgaGTTGTAGAGTAATATTCTGATTCTCACTGGAACTTAAAATCAAGAGCCCACTGTTACGggtggccatattggtttcAAATGCACCGAGGGGTGAGCCCTTGGCTTAATACACAGGGAAAAATAaccgattcccatttttggatatttttggggtatttaaagaatacccacaaaaatcccaaatttggaagagtgagacaagtcccaatctgggaacttggttgggaattccctggttgggacttgtctcactttgccaaatttgggatttttatgggtattctttaaatacccaaaaatatccaaaaatgggaatccgttattttttcctgtgatagTGGTGGAGGGCGGGGGAGGGAGGTGAGACCAgatacatttgaaaccaaggtGGCCGCCCTTAGGGTAGGTTCTCAATCTCGAGATCATACTGAACAATGGGGGGACTGTGAAAAGTCTAAGGTGATTAGTGGTCTGAGAATAGTCGTTAATTTAAAGAGTGGCAATCCTTCTATTTCATGAATATGTACACTGCAGGTTCGTATTTAAGATCACTGATTTTCTGTCATGTACTTCAGGTGTGGATGCATCACCTCTAATGACTTGGGGAAGCATAGAAGGCACCCCTTTTCGTTTGGATGGGGGAGACACACCCATTGCCGGCACCCCTGGACCAACATTTAAAATGCCAGAACCAAAGAAACGAGACCAGCTTGGCCTGGCACTAGCAGAGAAGGTTAGCAGACAACACAGAGAAAAACGACGACAAGCTCTAGCAACAGCCACTGCAATGATTGGCAGGTACATTTAAATAATATCATTAGCGTTCATTGTACACAGGCGGCCCATTGCCCGGAGTGAGTTACTCTTCTGTGCCCATGCAAAAGTGTTTTCACAGGCCAGTTCATTTTTAGATTGGTGTTCCTGCACATTTTGCAAATCAAGTAATTCCTTACAGACCAGTTAACAGGTTGGTGTTTTGgtattgtctttttttcttatatCATATGGCAGATGAGACGCACTCATTTATGAGGCAGCACTTCCATTTTCACGGAAATAGTACGCAAACatgatgttaaaaataaactgaCCTGTAGATAGCCGTTGCATTGGCCACAGTATTTTATCACATATCAAACATCACCAAGACCTTAATGACGATCCACAGAGGAGCATTTTTATAGCAGTGTTTTAACCAATCCAGCACCTGGGCACTAAGAATTATATAGCTTGGTAAGTAAGTGTTTCCATTTTCTATTGGCCCAACAAAAAAGCACGGAAGACGCGCAAGGCTTTTAAAAAGCGatagaaaagagaaagaaggcCTGATATTTTTAGTTCCAGTCTATAACTAAAGGAAACATGGTCTATCCAACCATAGTCATTAATAGTTTATTTCTAAGGtcgtttgtttttaatttaatacCCTTACTCCATTGATCATACTGGTATTCCTGTTGGGGGAAGATTGCATCAAGCAACTTaactacatgtatgtttttCCATTGTTCCCTGTGTTGCAAAGAATATTCTCTCGCTTTCTTTGTATTCCCTATATTCCTTAATCTCTTTCTGCCAAGTTATCCGTCAATCCTTGGAGGAGAATTCTCTGGAACAAGTAGAATAATTTATTGCAAAAAATTTGCGCCTTAAGTAATGTTAAACAGTTAAAATTCTTTATACAACTGTTACCCCGGTTTCCAAGCAGGTCATGGTTTAGTTACCAAGGGCGCCTAGTTCCATTAAACAtaaattccggtttgaaattttggaaatttcacGTGGCCAATGGAAtggtacattccggttgcacagaccTAACCCAAGCCACCATGCATTTGGTTATTATTCTCGTAAGCAGGATGCAAAAGAGgggtactggggacaacaattttgtccaATGGAAACGGACATTATGGTCCAACCAACCAAAATGACCAGACCAGTCAAAGTGAACCACCTTCAAAGGTGGTCCCAAATATTCCGGTTGGACCTAACCGAAATGGTCTGCTCCATGTGATTTCTAACtgaaatttccagaattttggGCTGACTAGAAAGTGCTCCAAGTGATGTTCAGTTTGTCTTTATCTTTGTTGCACAGGAGTCCCAAGCATATGAACACGGTTGATCGGTTGGGGCAAATGTCTCCTGCTGC
This window contains:
- the LOC140922628 gene encoding splicing factor ESS-2 homolog — translated: MALVKRDNQFSVATIQESTKEQNRTNIKVLDEETYVQSLNKIIQRDFFPELPKLRAQHEYLDAVEHNDVEKLREISARYQVTQTPGGRLGTPATFETPSTIQGTPAPSQPISDNSRGTAESNSSTENNSNSKKDESDFTLDRFLAKNTSEDNASFEQIMETSTQKRREKYQWLYEKEQEQKERKEEILALPASEEGDQFKYEDRPSMIETWNYTNKNALMYYPDGVEASVQEKIEGKYIKRQQILHANSRFKKDPFPEDSCEDKLAAAAATRLAAQQGRIGVDGQVQGSNETPNVKGYGFVATPSPAPGVDASPLMTWGSIEGTPFRLDGGDTPIAGTPGPTFKMPEPKKRDQLGLALAEKVSRQHREKRRQALATATAMIGRSPKHMNTVDRLGQMSPAAQRLASQRLGIRTGTDKSLRASYTPSPAHSLSGDTTPAYHRASTPATPQENSSTPSRSVSLTDNLLRLPKH